Proteins from a genomic interval of Rosa chinensis cultivar Old Blush chromosome 2, RchiOBHm-V2, whole genome shotgun sequence:
- the LOC112190828 gene encoding probable polyamine oxidase 5, with product MVGKKSRIVVIGAGMAGVTAANKLYTSGCEDLFELIVVEGGTRIGGRINTSEFGGDRIEMGATWIHGIGGSPVHKIAQEIKALESEQPWECMDGSSDEPKTIAEGGFEVSPTVVDPITTLFKNLMDYAQGKKVFEQCDEQDCNGDVEYMKLGDEASGVCCGNGGAGKLSVGSFLRKGLDAYWVSKKRKEEVNGCGEWSRESLEEAVFAMHESTQRTYTSAGDLLTLDYNAESEYRMFPGEEITIAKGYLSIVQSLASVLPPDVIQLGKRVTKVEWKAESTQLRMDQNVYESRPVKLHFSDGSVLLADHVIVTVSLGVLKAATHQDSGMFSPPLPCFKAEAISRLGFGVVNKLFLQLSSTHVTKGQDFSKFPFLQMVFHREDSEFRLKKIPWWMRKTASLCPLYHNSSVLLSWFAGKEALKLESLEDEEIINGVTATVSSFLSKPHKKERENSHSQLGNGHVNHDEENSEVKFANVLKSQWGSDPLFLGSYSYVAVGSSGEDLDTMAEPLPKSSSCDEAASATSPPSLQILFAGEATHRTHYSTTHGAYFSGLREANRLLQHYNHHVGV from the coding sequence ATGGTGGGCAAGAAATCAAGAATTGTGGTCATTGGAGCAGGAATGGCTGGTGTTACAGCAGCTAACAAGCTCTACACTTCTGGGTGTGAGGACTTGTTTGAGCTCATTGTTGTGGAGGGCGGGACTAGAATTGGAGGCAGAATAAACACTTCAGAGTTTGGTGGTGACCGGATTGAGATGGGTGCTACTTGGATCCATGGCATTGGAGGCAGCCCAGTTCACAAAATAGCTCAAGAAATCAAGGCCCTTGAGTCTGAGCAGCCATGGGAGTGCATGGACGGGTCCTCAGACGAGCCCAAGACCATAGCTGAAGGTGGGTTCGAGGTGAGTCCGACTGTGGTGGATCCCATTACTACTTTGTTTAAGAATCTGATGGATTATGCTCAGGGCAAGAAGGTGTTCGAACAATGTGATGAACAGGATTGCAATGGAGATGTTGAGTATATGAAGCTTGGAGATGAAGCTTCCGGGGTTTGTTGTGGCAATGGTGGTGCAGGGAAGCTTAGTGTTGGTTCATTTCTTCGGAAAGGGCTCGATGCTTATTGGGTTtcgaagaagaggaaggaggaggtGAATGGTTGTGGTGAATGGAGCAGAGAGTCGCTAGAAGAAGCGGTTTTTGCAATGCATGAGAGCACCCAGAGGACTTATACTTCAGCTGGTGACTTGTTGACTTTGGATTATAATGCAGAAAGCGAGTACAGGATGTTCCCAGGTGAAGAAATCACCATTGCTAAAGGTTACTTGAGCATAGTTCAATCACTAGCCTCTGTTCTACCACCTGATGTGATCCAATTAGGCAAAAGGGTCACCAAGGTTGAATGGAAGGCAGAGTCTACTCAGTTACGTATGGATCAAAATGTCTATGAGTCAAGGCCTGTGAAACTACACTTTAGTGATGGGTCAGTTTTGCTGGCTGATCATGTTATTGTTACTGTTTCTTTGGGGGTACTTAAAGCTGCAACACACCAAGATTCAGGTATGTTCAGTCCTCCCTTGCCTTGTTTCAAAGCTGAGGCAATATCAAGGCTTGGTTTTGGAGTAGTTAACAAGCTGTTTCTGCAACTGAGCTCCACCCATGTTACAAAAGGCCAAGATTTCAGCAAGTTCCCATTTTTGCAAATGGTGTTTCACAGAGAAGACTCAGAGTTCAGGCTCAAAAAGATTCCATGGTGGATGAGGAAGACAGCTTCTCTTTGTCCGCTGTATCACAATTCCAGTGTACTATTGTCTTGGTTTGCAGGGAAAGAAGCACTTAAGCTTGAATCACTCGAAGATGAAGAGATCATCAATGGAGTCACAGCAACAGTCTCTAGCTTTCTATCAAAACCCcacaagaaagagagagagaattctcATTCCCAATTAGGCAATGGGCATGTGAATCATGATGAGGAAAACTCTGAAGTGAAATTTGCAAATGTTTTGAAGAGTCAATGGGGTAGTGATCCTTTGTTTCTTGGATCCTACTCTTATGTTGCTGTTGGATCAAGTGGTGAGGATTTGGACACCATGGCAGAGCCATTGCCAAAGTCAAGTAGTTGTGATGAGGCTGCTAGTGCTACTTCACCTCCTTCACTTCAAATTCTGTTTGCAGGGGAAGCAACACACAGAACCCACTATTCCACAACCCATGGAGCTTACTTTAGTGGTCTTAGAGAAGCCAATAGGCTTCTCCAACATTACAACCACCATGTTGGGGTTTAG
- the LOC112188587 gene encoding beta-galactosidase, which yields MWDSNMLRAKANMFFLLFLVSWLSSALASVGYDHRAVIVNGKRRILLSGSIHYPRSTPEMWPDLLQKAKDGGLDVIQTYVFWNGHEPSPGKYYFEDRYDLVKFIKLAQQHGLYVHLRIGPYICAEWNFGGFPVWLKYVPGMVFRTDNRPFMAAMEKFTQKIVYMMKAERLFQTQGGPIILSQIENEFGPVEWEIGAPGKSYTQWAAKMAVGLNTGVPWVMCKQEDAPDPIIDTCNGFYCENFTPNKNYKPKMWTEIWTGWYTEFGGAVPTRPAQDLAFSVARFIQNGGSFANYYMYHGGTNFGRTAGGPFIATSYDYDAPLDEYGLPREPKYSHLKYLHKAIKLAEPALVATDAAVSKLGNNQEAHVYQSRSGCAAFLANYDTKYSVRVTFWNKPYNLPPWSISILPDCKTEVFNTARVGQSPPTKMTPVSHLSWQAYIEEVAASTDEKAFTLVGLREQISLTRDATDYLWYMTDITIGPNEQFLRTGKYPTLKVDSAGHALHVFINGQLSGSAYGSLESPKLEFNQDVKLRAGINKLALLSTSVGLPNVGVHFETWNAGVLGPVTLTGVNSGTWDMSRWQWTHKIGMKGEDMSLHTISGSSSVEWVQGSLLAQNRPLTWYKAILSAPPGNAPLALDMGSMGKGQMWINGQSIGRHWPAYIARGSCGACYYAGTYTENKCRTNCGQPSQRWYHVPRSWLKPSGNLLVVFEEWGGDPTKIALVARS from the exons ATGTGGGACTCTAACATGTTAAGGGCCAAGGCCAACATGTTCTTCCTACTGTTTCTGGTTTCATGGCTCTCTTCTGCTTTAGCCTCAGTGGGTTATGACCACAGGGCTGTTATAGTCAATGGAAAGAGAAGGATTCTCCTTTCTGGGTCTATTCACTACCCCAGAAGCACACCGGAG ATGTGGCCGGATTTGCTTCAGAAGGCCAAAGATGGAGGCTTGGATGTGATACAGACCTATGTCTTCTGGAATGGGCACGAACCAAGCCCAGGAAAA taTTATTTTGAGGATAGATATGATCTGGTCAAGTTCATCAAGCTAGCTCAACAACATGGCCTATATGTTCATCTCCGGATTGGCCCTTATATTTGTGCTGAATGGAACTTTGG AGGATTCCCTGTTTGGCTGAAATATGTTCCCGGAATGGTTTTCAGAACAGACAATCGTCCTTTCATG GCAGCAATGGAAAAATTTACACAGAAGATTGTGTATATGATGAAGGCAGAAAGGTTGTTCCAAACTCAGGGAGGTCCTATAATTCTGTCTCAG attgaaaatgaatttggacCGGTAGAGTGGGAAATTGGTGCACCTGGTAAATCTTATACTCAATGGGCAGCTAAAATGGCTGTGGGTCTCAACACTGGGGTTCCATGGGTTATGTGCAAGCAAGAAGATGCCCCTGACCCAATT ATCGATACTTGCAATGGCTTCTACTGTGAAAACTTCACTCCAAACAAGAACTATAAGCCCAAAATGTGGACAGAAATCTGGACTGGCTG GTATACAGAATTTGGTGGGGCAGTTCCTACTAGACCTGCACAGGACTTGGCCTTTTCAGTTGCAAGGTTTATACAAAATGGTGGTTCTTTTGCCAACTACTACATG TACCATGGGGGAACAAATTTTGGCCGAACTGCTGGCGGTCCCTTCATTGCAACTAGCTATGACTATGATGCACCTCTAGATGAATATG GACTACCAAGGGAACCAAAATATAGCCATTTGAAATATCTGCACAAAGCCATCAAATTAGCTGAGCCAGCTTTAGTGGCTACTGATGCCGCAGTGTCAAAACTTGGAAATAATCAAGAG GCTCATGTATACCAGTCAAGATCTGGTTGTGCTGCATTCCTTGCAAATTACGACACAAAATACTCCGTGAGAGTGACATTTTGGAATAAGCCATATAACCTGCCACCTTGGTCCATAAGCATTCTTCCTGATTGCAAAACTGAAGTTTTCAACACTGCAAGG GTTGGCCAGAGCCCGCCAACGAAGATGACACCAGTAAGTCACCTTTCTTGGCAAGCTTACATCGAAGAAGTTGCCGCTTCTACTGATGAGAAGGCATTTACATTGGTCGGACTTCGTGAGCAAATAAGTCTCACTAGGGATGCTACAGACTACTTGTGGTACATGACAGA TATCACAATAGGTCCTAATGAACAATTTTTAAGAACCGGAAAGTACCCCACTCTCAAAGTCGATTCAGCTGGCCATGCCTTGCATGTTTTCATCAATGGTCAACTATCAG GATCTGCTTATGGATCATTGGAGTCCCCCAAGTTAGAATTTAATCAGGATGTGAAGCTGAGAGCTGGCATTAACAAGCTTGCTTTACTTAGCACTTCTGTTGGTCTGCCG AATGTTGGTGTACACTTTGAGACATGGAATGCTGGAGTTCTTGGGCCGGTCACATTGACGGGTGTGAATTCGGGAACATGGGATATGTCACGATGGCAATGGACCCACAAG ATTGGTATGAAAGGTGAAGATATGAGCCTCCATACCATTAGTGGAAGTTCTTCTGTTGAATGGGTACAAGGATCACTATTGGCTCAAAATCGACCCCTTACATGGTACAAGGCTATTTTAAGTGCACCACCAGGAAATGCACCATTGGCTTTAGATATGGGTAGCATGGGAAAGGGTCAAATGTGGATTAATGGTCAGAGCATCGGACGCCATTGGCCGGCATATATAGCACGCGGTAGTTGTGGTGCTTGTTATTATGCTGGAACTTATACCGAAAACAAATGCCGAACAAATTGTGGCCAGCCCTCTCAGAGATG GTACCATGTTCCCCGCTCATGGTTGAAGCCAAGTGGGAATTTATTGGTTGTGTTTGAAGAATGGGGTGGTGATCCGACTAAGATTGCTTTGGTAGCAAGAAGTTGA
- the LOC112184442 gene encoding uncharacterized protein LOC112184442, producing MEDMRKRPGADVTTDDASSSSSAKRRRDQAEGGGGISVAPPVANDVVVADRGDVSVTPAVNDVVADNGDILAPPAVNGVVADSGDASVPPAANDVVVENSDISVPPAMNGVVAVPPAVNDVVAVPPAVNDVVAVPPAVNDVVAESGDETASELSRLLETDYLSRNSVAAPARLTFSEHPSRSPKLFQTMSTSYITINGNEESCGSSFSDAESSVMASVDRTGRDVEQVRLDYEWYAAERWAEGHGESGFDDRAWDAADQSARERMVLNLDLNSEWDDAALARFVGEDLN from the coding sequence ATGGAGGACATGCGGAAGAGGCCCGGAGCTGACGTCACGACCGACGACGCGTCGTCCTCGTCCTCCGCGAAGAGGCGGCGAGATCAGGCCGAAGGAGGCGGTGGCATTTCGGTTGCTCCTCCGGTAGCGAACGACGTCGTCGTTGCGGACAGAGGCGACGTTTCGGTTACTCCGGCAGTGAACGACGTCGTTGCGGACAACGGCGACATTTTGGCTCCTCCGGCAGTGAACGGCGTCGTTGCGGACAGTGGAGACGCTTCGGTTCCTCCGGCCGCGAACGACGTCGTTGTGGAAAACAGCGACATTTCGGTTCCTCCGGCAATGAACGGAGTCGTTGCGGTTCCTCCGGCAGTGAACGACGTCGTTGCGGTTCCTCCGGCAGTGAACGACGTCGTTGCGGTTCCTCCGGCAGTGAACGACGTCGTTGCGGAGAGCGGCGACGAGACGGCGAGCGAGCTCTCGAGGCTTCTGGAGACGGACTACCTGTCGCGAAACTCGGTCGCTGCTCCGGCGAGATTGACGTTCTCGGAGCACCCGTCCAGGTCGCCGAAGCTGTTCCAGACGATGTCGACTTCGTACATCACGATAAACGGGAACGAGGAGAGTTGCGGCTCGTCGTTCTCGGACGCCGAGTCGTCGGTGATGGCGAGCGTGGACAGGACCGGGCGCGACGTGGAGCAGGTGAGGCTGGACTACGAGTGGTACGCGGCGGAGAGATGGGCGGAGGGGCACGGCGAGTCGGGATTCGACGACCGCGCGTGGGATGCTGCCGATCAGTCGGCGCGTGAAAGAATGGTGCTCAACTTGGACTTGAATTCGGAGTGGGACGACGCCGCGCTGGCCAGGTTTGTAGGTGAAGACCTCAATTGA
- the LOC112188586 gene encoding beta-galactosidase: protein MASPVRTTAEKVQSMWNGNKLSANANMFLLLFLFSWLSSATASVSYDHRAIIIDGQKRILISGSIHYPRSTPEMWPDLIQKAKDGGLDVIQTYVFWNGHEPSPGKYYFEDRYDLVKFIKLVQKAGLYVHLRIGPYVCAEWNFGGFPAWLKYVPGIEFRTDNEPFKAAMKTFTEKIVGMMKAERLFQTQGGPIILSQIENEYGPVEWTIGAPGKAYTNWTAQMALGLDTGVPWVMCKQEDAPDPIIDTCNGFYCENFTPNKKYKPKMWTEVWTGWYTEFGGAVPTRPAQDLAFSVARFIQNGGSFANYYMYHGGTNFDRTSGLFVATSYDYDAPLDEYGLPREPKWSHLKYLHKAIKLAEAALVATDPAVTSLGKSQEAHVFNSSSGCAAFLANYDTKYSSRVSFGNRQYKLPPWSISILPDCKTEVLNTGRVGQSPPVDMTPVNTTLSWQSYIEDAASSTDDNTVTLDGLYEQINITRDATDYLWYMTDITIGPNEEFLKNGSYPLLTIDSAGHALHVFINGQLSGTVYARLASPKLRFNDTVKLRAGINKLALLSIAVGLPNVGVHFETWNAGVLGPVTLKGLNSGTWDMSRWKWTYKTGMKGEALSLHTVKGSSSVEWVEGPLLAQKQPLTWYKSIFHAPPGNAPLALDMASMGKGQVWINGQSIGRHWPGYIAHGSCGNCSYAGTYTENKCRTNCGQPSQRWYHVPQSWLNQSENLLVAFEEWGGDPTKISLVARSYENLGQTLYNIEGGSNHLRLQL, encoded by the exons ATGGCGAGCCCTGTGAGAACTACGGCGGAAAAAG TGCAGTCAATGTGGAACGGTAACAAGTTGAGCGCCAATGCCAACATGTTCCTGCTATTGTTTCTGTTTTCGTGGCTGTCTTCTGCTACAGCCTCTGTGAGTTATGACCACAGAGCTATAATAATTGATGGACAGAAGAGAATTCTCATTTCTGGTTCCATCCACTATCCCAGAAGCACACCTGAG ATGTGGCCTGATTTAATCCAGAAGGCTAAAGATGGAGGCTTGGATGTTATACAAACCTATGTGTTTTGGAACGGGCATGAGCCTTCTCCGGGGAAGTATTATTTTGAGGATAGATATGATTTGGTTAAGTTCATCAAGCTGGTACAAAAAGCAGGCCTGTATGTTCATCTCCGCATTGGTCCTTATGTTTGTGCTGAATGGAACTTTGGGGGATTCCCGGCTTGGCTCAAATATGTTCCGGGAATTGAGTTTAGAACAGACAATGAGCCTTTCAAAGCAGCAATGAAAacatttacagagaaaattgTCGGTATGATGAAGGCAGAACGACTGTTCCAAACTCAGGGAGGTCCCATTATTCTGTCTCAGATAGAAAATGAGTATGGACCGGTGGAATGGACAATCGGCGCCCCTGGTAAAGCATATACCAATTGGACAGCACAAATGGCTCTTGGGCTTGACACTGGAGTCCCATGGGTAATGTGCAAGCAAGAGGATGCTCCTGACCCAATT ATCGATACTTGCAACGGTTTCTACTGTGAAAACTTCACTCCAAACAAGAAGTATAAGCCCAAAATGTGGACCGAAGTGTGGACTGGCTG GTATACAGAATTTGGCGGGGCAGTTCCTACTAGACCTGCACAAGATTTGGCATTTTCAGTTGCAAGGTTTATACAAAATGGTGGCTCTTTTGCTAACTATTACATG TATCATGGAGGAACTAATTTTGACCGAACTTCTGGCCTTTTCGTTGCAACTAGCTATGACTATGATGCACCTCTAGATGAatatg GACTACCAAGGGAACCAAAGTGGAGTCATCTGAAATATTTGCACAAAGCCATCAAATTAGCTGAGGCAGCTTTAGTGGCTACTGATCCTGCAGTGACATCACTTGGAAAGAGTCAAGAG GCTCATGTATTCAATTCAAGTTCTGGGTGTGCTGCATTTCTTGCAAATTACGACACAAAATACTCGTCAAGAGTGAGCTTTGGGAATAGGCAATATAAGCTGCCACCCTGGTCTATAAGCATTCTTCCTGACTGCAAAACTGAAGTTCTCAACACtggaagg GTTGGCCAGAGCCCGCCGGTGGATATGACACCAGTAAATACCACCCTTTCTTGGCAGTCGTACATCGAAGATGCTGCCTCTTCTACTGATGACAATACAGTTACATTGGATGGGCTCTATGAGCAAATAAATATCACTAGGGATGCAACAGACTACTTATGGTACATGACAGA catcACAATAGGTCCTAATGAAGAGTTTCTAAAGAATGGATCTTACCCTCTTCTGACTATCGATTCAGCTGGACATGCCTTGCATGTTTTCATCAATGGTCAACTATCAG GAACTGTTTATGCACGATTGGCATCTCCTAAATTAAGATTTAATGACACTGTGAAGCTCAGAGCTGGCATCAACAAGCTTGCTTTACTAAGCATTGCTGTTGGTCTGCCT AATGTTGGTGTGCACTTTGAGACTTGGAATGCTGGAGTTCTAGGGCCGGTCACATTGAAGGGTCTGAATTCGGGAACATGGGACATGTCCCGGTGGAAATGGACCTACAAG ACTGGTATGAAAGGTGAAGCATTAAGCCTCCATACTGTTAAGGGAAGTTCTTCCGTTGAATGGGTAGAAGGACCACTATTGGCTCAAAAACAACCCCTTACATGGTACAAG TCTATATTTCATGCACCACCGGGAAATGCTCCATTAGCTTTAGATATGGCTAGCATGGGCAAAGGTCAAGTATGGATCAATGGTCAGAGCATCGGACGCCACTGGCCTGGATACATAGCACATGGTAGCTGTGGCAATTGTTCTTATGCTGGAACTTACACCGAAAACAAATGCCGAACAAATTGTGGTCAGCCGTCACAGAGATG GTACCATGTTCCGCAATCGTGGTTGAACCAGAGTGAAAATTTGTTGGTGgcgtttgaagaatggggcggtGACCCGACTAAGATTTCTCTGGTGGCACGAAGCTATGAAAACTTAGGGCAGACCCTCTATAACATAGAGGGCGGCTCCAACCATTTGAGATTGCAATTGTAG
- the LOC112188588 gene encoding uncharacterized protein LOC112188588: protein MTTVRELTDLFARLASHLNDTSLPHRTTQEEQDEAALDLSISNLNQSLNLSDNSRVRVLDAVLSLMCFKAPQVFDSVIEYSVKTIVTVLLSSIRCDVFRSPKDEVLMIGSSISHRDCGNLIESCAEILGKLEGHGKLSESLLCAIVRVASSASLYRQLSTPIRDVKSVDARNGFSKLLCHLPRATLLDNNKISLRLLVWYLDPLVLKRDVSNILQEAMRRPFLCLSKEFHESTEWRSIIISLVLSPIMFVEARALLHRWFLVTGLASVLELLIQLVSVTLDVVSRPMFWDISAELGGRLPFSNAYFPYNHQLLRNLAGPLSYDDFLQLVRQTSEPVPSSKTQLYPSIKSPILKVATVDHKSIWSLAINFPDWFYFASALLFSGKGSLDICHKLCLLAASKVGKTHYEELPSIAAARYIAWILSPVSKSHQDRLADCLIKHSESPAFKQSHDKETFYKKKLKKLKLCEEDHTSTREYDDQSIAVWLNGFNNICTMYCSETVNNCTSSETKPSGGLSLQKNVLFRRIPLGILLCYPSHLNEDGLELLLHYATTGRIFQSRKTKIPGLKHVKWNSRGNKNPITWSDECNEKEVVAGAFLVFSLTDIVESMCSSLFENEEASRDFICWVKMQVGKYLIKCIKRFIQLKVDDEDVVVMDLCRRLEQWSHQGRVVLELQNDLDNVIQVINQRFAFCAS, encoded by the exons ATGACTACCGTGCGGGAATTGACCGATCTCTTCGCCCGGCTCGCTTCCCACTTAAACGACACGTCGTTGCCTCATCGCACTACCCAAGAAGAACAAGACGAAGCTGCTCTGGACCTCTCCATTTCCAATCTGAACCAATCCCTAAACCTCAGCGACAattctagggttagggttttggacgCCGTCCTATCTCTGATGTGCTTCAAAGCACCCCAG GTTTTTGATTCGGTGATTGAGTATTCGGTGAAGACAATTGTCACTGTTTTGTTGTCTTCGATTCGTTGCGACGTCTTTCGGTCTCCGAAAGATGAAGTCTTGATGATCGGGAGCTCTATTTCTCACCGAGATTGCGGTAATTTGATCGAATCGTGTGCTGAGATTCTTGGCAAATTGGAGGGACATG GTAAGCTTTCGGAGTCTTTACTGTGTGCCATTGTAAGAGTTGCAAGTTCGGCATCTCTGTACCGGCAGCTGTCAACGCCCATTCGTGATGTGAAATCAGTGGATGCGAGGAATGGCTTTTCAAAGCTGCTATGTCATTTGCCTAGAGCAACCTTGCTTGATAACAACAAAATATCTCTCAG ATTGCTGGTCTGGTATCTTGATCCGCTAGTTTTGAAGCGCGATGTTTCAAACATCTTGCAAGAAGCCATGAGGAGGCCATTCCTTTGTTTGAGTAAGGAGTTCCATGAGAGTACTGAGTGGCGCTCCATCATCATATCCTTGGTACTTTCTCCCATTATGTTTGTTGAGGCTAGAGCTTTGTTACACAGATGGTTTTTAGTCAC GGGTTTAGCTTCTGTGCTTGAGCTTCTAATTCAGTTGGTCTCAGTGACATTAGATGTGGTTTCGAGACCCATGTTCTGGGACATTTCAGCAGAATTGGGAGGAAGGTTACCATTTTCTAATGCTTATTTTCCTTACAACCACCAGTTGTTAAGGAACTTGGCTGGACCCCTCTCTTATGATGATTTCCTACAATTAGTGCGCCAGACAAGTGAACCAGTACCTTCTTCCAAAACTCAACTTTATCCATCTATTAAGTCACCTATACTGAAGGTTGCGACAGTCGATCACAAATCTATCTG GTCTCTGGCCATCAACTTCCCAGATTGGTTCTACTTTGCTTCTGCATTACTTTTCTCGGGGAAAGGTTCCCTCGACATTTGTCATAAACTATGCTTATTGGCGGCATCCAAAGTTGGGAAAACACATTATGAAGAACTACCTTCTATTGCTGCAGCAAGGTACATTGCCTGGATTTTGAGTCCTGTTAGTAAATCTCACCAGGATAGGCTGGCTGATTGTTTGATTAAACATTCAGAGTCCCCGGCTTTTAAACAGTCACATGACAAAGAAACATTCTACAAGAAGAAACTCAAGAAACTCAAACTCTGTGAAGAGGACCATACTTCCACAAGAGAGTATGATGATCAAAGCATTGCAGTCTGGCTCAATGGATTCAATAATATATGCACAATGTACTGTAGTGAAACTGTTAACAATTGTACATCATCTGAAACAAAACCATCCGGTGGTCTTAGTCTGCAGAAAAATGTCTTGTTCCGGAGAATCCCACTAGGTATCTTGCTTTGTTACCCCAGTCATCTCAATGAAGATGGATTAGAACTGCTGCTGCATTATGCCACCACAGGTAGAATTTTTCAGTCAAGGAAAACTAAGATTCCTGGATTGAAGCATGTAAAATGGAACTCCAGAGGGAATAAGAACCCAATTACATGGAGTGATGAATGTAATGAAAAAGAGGTTGTAGCAGGTGCCTTTCTTGTCTTCAGCTTAACCGATATTGTTGAAAGCATGTGTTCTTCACTGTTTGAGAATGAAGAGGCTAGCAGAGACTTTATCTGCTGGGTGAAAATGCAGGTCGGCAAATACTTGATAAAATGCATCAAGAGGTTCATTCAACTCAaagttgatgatgaagatgtggtGGTGATGGATCTCTGCCGTAGATTGGAGCAGTGGAGCCATCAAGGACGGGTAGTATTAGAGCTCCAGAATGATCTTGATAATGTCATTCAAGTCATTAATCAGAGATTTGCTTTTTGTGCTTCATGA